Proteins from a genomic interval of Zingiber officinale cultivar Zhangliang chromosome 2A, Zo_v1.1, whole genome shotgun sequence:
- the LOC122044149 gene encoding uncharacterized protein LOC122044149 — MDGDGEGEDERRGGTLATPSPEEDEEESVLPATDFGGVRPSSKQQQQPTSVDVDGSDKSDEDDGDLEFSFVVEDSDAAPDVTADEIFSNGFIRPIYPVFDRALLFSPSTGPAPASRGTLGRLLIEEREAELSHELEGIPPGSYCVWAPRSVAKSPGSSHCRKSRSAGSSSLRWRIRDLVVGRSHSDRKERFVFLAKRKEKGNPDPVEAEKEGAKVTDVDMVTAHRIYFRKDGDAGSRKCVLPNRQELLAFFANMNSITKTHHPF; from the coding sequence ATGGACGGAGACGGCGAAGGAGAAGACGAGAGACGTGGCGGAACCCTAGCTACGCCTTcgccggaggaggatgaggaggagAGCGTCCTGCCCGCAACCGACTTTGGTGGCGTCCGTCCTTCCtcgaaacaacaacaacaaccgaCTTCTGTCGACGTCGATGGCAGCGATAAGTCAGATGAGGACGACGGGGATTTGGAGTTTTCCTTCGTGGTCGAGGACTCCGACGCCGCCCCGGACGTCACCGCCGACGAGATCTTTTCCAACGGATTCATCCGCCCCATCTACCCCGTGTTCGATCGAGCCCTCCTTTTCTCCCCCTCGACCGGGCCGGCTCCGGCGTCGCGGGGAACCCTAGGCCGCCTCCTGATAGAAGAGCGGGAGGCGGAGTTGTCCCATGAACTCGAGGGGATCCCGCCAGGAAGCTACTGCGTGTGGGCGCCGAGGTCGGTGGCGAAGAGTCCGGGGTCTTCGCACTGCAGAAAGAGCCGATCCGCCGGATCCTCCTCCCTCAGGTGGCGGATCCGGGACCTGGTGGTCGGGCGGAGCCACAGCGACAGGAAGGAGAGGTTCGTGTTCCTCGCGAAGCGAAAGGAGAAGGGAAACCCTGATCCGGTGGAGGCAGAGAAGGAGGGCGCTAAGGTCACCGATGTCGATATGGTCACCGCTCACCGGATATACTTCAGGAAAGACGGCGACGCCGGCAGCCGGAAATGTGTCCTTCCAAACAGGCAAGAATTACTTGCTTTCTTTGCTAATATGAACTCCATTACAAAAACTCATCATCCTTTTTAA
- the LOC122042808 gene encoding ATP sulfurylase 1, chloroplastic-like, with translation MASMAAAFVVKSLTPASNPAHNLIHPPLLPGSLHIRRRLQTTAAAPLRATFAPATASCSLIEPDGGRLVDLVAPEGPARDALRREAARCPQIRLSRIDLEWVHVLSEGWASPLGGFMREAEFLQTLHFNCLRLGDGSVVNMSVPIVLAIDDAQKRAIGDRRRVALVDARDRPVAILSDIEIYKHNKEERIARTWGTTAPGLPYVQEAIAKAGNWLIGGDLEVMERIKYNDGLDQYRLSPGELRAEFARRNADAVFAFQLRNPVHNGHALLMTDTRRRLLEMGYKNPVLLLHPLGGYTKADDVPLSWRMKQHEKVLEDGVLNPETTVVAIFPSPMHYAGPTEVQWHAKSRINAGANFYIVGRDPAGMSHPVEKRDLYDADHGKKVLSMAPGLQKLNILPFKVAAYDKTQKKMAFFDPSRPDDFLFISGTKMRTLAKNRENPPDGFMCPGGWKVLVDYYDSVAPPEANKLREPVPA, from the exons ATGGCTTCCATGGCTGCAGCCTTCGTCGTCAAATCCCTAACCCCCGCCTCAAATCCTGCCCACAATCTCATCCACCCGCCGCTCCTCCCAGGCAGCCTCCATATCCGCCGCCGCCTTCAGACGACCGCCGCCGCCCCCCTCCGCGCCACCTTCGCCCCCGCCACCGCATCATGCAGCTTGATCGAGCCGGACGGAGGGAGGCTGGTCGACCTGGTCGCGCCCGAGGGGCCGGCGCGGGACGCGCTCCGCCGGGAGGCGGCGCGGTGCCCGCAGATCAGGCTGTCGCGGATCGACCTGGAGTGGGTGCATGTGCTCAGCGAAGGGTGGGCGAGCCCCCTCGGCGGCTTCATGAGGGAAGCCGAGTTCCTCCAAACACTTCATTTTAATTGTCTCCGCCTCGGAGACGGCTCCGTCGTCAACATGTCGGTCCCGATCGTGCTGGCCATCGACGACGCGCAGAAAAGGGCCATTGGCGACCGGCGCAGGGTCGCGCTTGTCGATGCGCGGGACAGGCCTGTCGCCATCTTGAGCGA CATCGAAATCTACAAACATAACAAAGAAGAACGAATCGCGAGAACATGGGGTACCACAGCTCCTGGGCTGCCGTACGTCCAGGAAGCTATAGCAAAAGCTGGAAATTGGCTAATTGGTGGAGACTTGGAGGTTATGGAACGTATCAAGTATAACGATGGTCTTGATCAATATCGGCTATCACCTGGTGAACTCCGTGCAGAATTTGCTCGACGCAACGCAGATGCAGTATTTGCTTTCCAGCTGCGTAACCCTGTACACAATGGCCATGCCTTGCTCATGACCGACACTCGTAGACGCCTTCTTGAAATGGGCTATAAAAACCCTGTCCTCTTGCTTCATCCTCTGGGAGGCTACACAAAAGCAGATGATGTGCCACTTAGTTGGAGAATGAAGCAACATGAGAAG GTTCTTGAGGATGGCGTGCTTAACCCGGAAACAACAGTGGTTGCTATATTCCCTTCTCCTATGCACTATGCTGGCCCAACTGAAGTTCAGTGGCATGCAAAATCTCGCATAAATGCCGGTGCAAATTTCTACATTGTTGGTCGAGATCCAGCAGGTATGAGTCATCCCGTGGAGAAGAGGGACCTTTATGATGCCGATCACGggaagaaagtcctaagtatggCTCCAGGTCTTCAAAAGCTAAACATTCTGCCATTCAAG GTGGCGGCCTATGACAAAACACAGAAAAAAATGGCTTTCTTTGATCCATCAAGACCTGATGATTTCCTCTTCATATCTGGcacaaag ATGCGAACTCTCGCCAAGAACAGAGAGAACCCACCAGATGGTTTCATGTGCCCAGGCGGATGGAAAGTCTTAGTTGACTACTATGACAGTGTGGCTCCGCCCGAAGCCAACAAGCTGCGTGAGCCTGTTCCAGCCTGA